In Glycine max cultivar Williams 82 chromosome 15, Glycine_max_v4.0, whole genome shotgun sequence, the DNA window AAGTGGCCTTGCCTGGCGGGAAAGCGGAGGAGGGGGATAAAGATGATGGGGACACTGCAAAAAGAGAGGCAATGGAGGAAATTGGGTTGGACCCTGAACTTGTCGATGTTGTTACTGTTCTTGAACCATTTTTCTCCAAGGTATAGGTTCTTTTTACACCTCCACTTGTAGGAGTAATTGATGTAATGTAACTTTGATTGACCTGGTTGACTAGTGGCTGAAAGAAAATTTGAACACTCCAATTATGTGAAATTAGGAATTTTgctttaaatttaagtattttatttatgttcacGAAACATTTATGGACTGGAAGATGTGGAATTTTGCAGCATCATATCACTTTATCTTGAATGGTTATATATTTCTTGATTGACGAATGAATAATGATTGAAACTATTTAGTTGCCCGAAGTGAAAGTTAatccattgtttttttcttcttttgtagtACCTAATGAGAGTGATTCCTGTCATTGGCATTCTTCATGACAAAAAAGCATTCAAACCTGTTCTGAATCCTGCTGAAGTAGAAGCTGTATTTGATGCACCTTTAGAAATGTTTCTTAAGGTCCACTCTTAGTTTTATTTCTCTAATATGTGTTTTACTGACATTTTCTATATTATTAATTCTTCTAGAAGTTGTCTGATGACATTACATTAATCAGGATGAAAAACGGAGTCAGAAGAAGATGCAGTGTATGGGAGAGAATTATCTGATACATTTGTTTGACTATGAAATCGAGCATAAAAAATTCCTTATATGGGGTTTAACTGCTGGGATCTTGATAAGGGCTGCATCAGTTGTGTACCAACGACCTCCAGCTTTCATGGAGCAGAATCCTAAATTCAAGCTTCCTGGGGATTTAACTATGTAATAATGCATTGAATTAGacatttaatgtattttagCCCTTAACATGTGTTCATTCTACAATAATATTCATCACAAATGTAGATTTTAAGAGTAGGTAGGTATTTATATGTACTAAGAAAGGAAAAGTGTCCAGGCACTTGGAATTCATATTCCTACTTACAAAATGCCATCAGTAAGTTTCATTGGTTTACTCCCAAAGATGTATCAAAAATCttagaatagaataaaataaaccatcgatttcatttttaaagtacacaaattatgtataaaaaataaatataaaattttctaatttatcatgaagtaaaaaaatgtcaacaactaaaaacataaataaattcattaagaaatggaatatttattagaaataaaaaaaaacatatttaagtgaataactaataaaaaagtaaagttGTAAGGAGTGGGTACTTGGTAACAACAATCAACGTGAGGTTGCGTGACAGGGGAATGGGTTCGAACAGGGCGGAGGTACGAGGTTCACAGAGATTACAGGCTCTGATTCACCATCTCCACTCTTCTATTCCCTCTGACTCTAACGAACCCAATTCAAAATTCACCGTTTGGAAGAAGAGAGCAGCAGTTCTGATCTGCGTCTTCGAAGGCGCCGATGGGAATCTTCGAGTATTTCTCACCCAGCGGGCTTCCTCTCTCTCAACCCACTCCGGTAACTCTCTCTGCAAAGTttcgctatttttttttttatttcagcaTAATAACTGAAATGGGTTGCATTTCAGGTGAGGTTGCTTTGCCAGGTGGCAAGAGGGAAGAAGGTGATGCTGACGATGTACAAACAGCGCTGAGAGAGGCTAAGGAGGAAATTGGCTTGGACCCTTCTCTTGTTTCTGTTATCACTCTTCTCCCTCCCTTTCATACTAAGGTATTTGTCTCTCTTTTCAATTTCATCTTAGTTTTAACTTCCTTTGCTTTCATTTAGGTTTCTGATTAGTAAACATTTCAATCGAATTGCACTTGCACGAATCCGTTTCTTATATTCTGAGCGAGGGGTAGTGCTGTCATGTTAACACTCAGCTGATTAACCACCCTCCTGCCCACGAGTTCCAACCTTGATGGGCTTGGGGTTCTAATTCAGGATTCTTAATAACATAAGTTATGTTCAGCAATTTCAGAGTATGCTAGTATTTTCCTATCTTTCTAGTATCTCACTGTCTTTATAGTATTTAGGTTAAAGCTTATGAGATATTTTCAATTACAAAGCTCTAATATTAAGACTCTTCTAAAACAAGAATGCAGAGTTGATCTGTGCTTATGGAGAAATTGGATGAGGTAGCTTCTGAAAAGGTTGAGGTGCTTAAGTTGGTTGTAGTATGAGaagtttaattcaattttaccttcttgatccattttatttttttattttcttcttgtgtgtgtaaaaatatagaaattaacttaaatatgtttttgattcctaataaatatttaatttttacgtttgctttctaataaattttttatttgcattgAGTTTCTATTGAAACAACAAAACACACCATTCGTTAATTTATCAACTAAAAAAAGTGTCaatgaccaaaaataaaattattgttatattaaaaactcaacacaaaacaaatttattaggaaacaaacacaaaaattgaatatttattagggataaaaataaaatttaacttgtTTTGAGACTCATTAACTATTAAGGCACATATTATCCAGGCTCAA includes these proteins:
- the LOC100814748 gene encoding nudix hydrolase 15, mitochondrial-like isoform X1, whose product is MDSSNSNGGSQRLLDLAQRLRLDKPPPFPEDILDQIMEEKGDKVVSEVSYTESATPIAQNTEKIRYKRAAVLICIFEGDAGDLRVILTKRSSKLSTYSGQVALPGGKAEEGDKDDGDTAKREAMEEIGLDPELVDVVTVLEPFFSKYLMRVIPVIGILHDKKAFKPVLNPAEVEAVFDAPLEMFLKDEKRSQKKMQCMGENYLIHLFDYEIEHKKFLIWGLTAGILIRAASVVYQRPPAFMEQNPKFKLPGDLTM
- the LOC100814219 gene encoding nudix hydrolase 15, mitochondrial, whose amino-acid sequence is MGSNRAEVRGSQRLQALIHHLHSSIPSDSNEPNSKFTVWKKRAAVLICVFEGADGNLRVFLTQRASSLSTHSGEVALPGGKREEGDADDVQTALREAKEEIGLDPSLVSVITLLPPFHTKYGVTIIPVVGVLFDKDAFSPVLNSAEVEAIFDVPLEMFLKNDNRRAEEREWMGEKHLVHYFDYEDGNKKYVIWAITAAILIRSATLLLQRPPAFLEQRPKIWGGMTENDI